The Antechinus flavipes isolate AdamAnt ecotype Samford, QLD, Australia chromosome 5, AdamAnt_v2, whole genome shotgun sequence DNA segment CACCAGAGATGGAACAAGGGAGAGGGCAGGACAAATGGGGTAACCAAGAATGGAAGGGgtagaactggaaactgaggcagtatcCAGCTAGGAAATAGGTGAACAAGTCAGTCATggtttatgattgtgatggaacattATGGTGGAGTAAGAAATGATAATGGGAATGGTTTCAaagaaacctaggaagatttgTATAAACCGCAGCAGGGACAAGTAAACAGAATCGGAACAATTTATACACCAGCAACATTGTAAAGGCATAAGAACCTTGCAAAAACCAATAACTTGTGGTTCCGGGAGACCCAAGATGAGCATATTATCTACCTCTTGGCAGAAAGGGGATGGACTTCATACAAACcaatatacatttttggacaaagccaatgtggaaaattattttgcttgatacacatttgttaaaaaaaagtttggtcttccttccccctcccagcCAGGGggatatatgtagagagagaagagaaataaatgttaattgaaaaaaataagctaAACCAAAAAAAAGGATAAGGGATTATAATGGGATTGTAAGGCAACAAAAGGCATTACAAAAGTTTTGAATAAAGGGGGACTGGGGACTGGGGACTTGAGCCTCAAAGGCTTGGGAAAAGGACCTGACAATCTAGGACCTTACCTGCTTTCAAAGGAGTGCACTTCTTTTGGTACACATTGTACCCGCCATTGTCCATTCTGATCAGGGTAGAGAACAAATGCAATGGGCACTAAAGGGGTCAGCCCAGGTTCAAGATCAAACAAATGGTCCTTCCAGGGACAACCACCTTGAGACAGCTCTATAATTTCTCCACTTGGGTCCACCTTGGAGAAGAAAGTTGGAGTTAGGCATAGAGTCAAATTTCATTCTCTTACTGCCAATAGTAATTGTTGTGACTGctcttaaaacaaaaataaaataaactacctGGGTTCCTCTACCATCTCAAATATTTGTAATGGGCTTGGCACATGTGCATTGATATGcattagacatttaataattgttcCTCCCTTCCCTACCTGGAATCGATTTGCCAGGGCTTCCTCCACAAGGGCCCGGGCAGGTAACCAGCTTCGCTTATAGAAATCCAATCTTTGTACAAACTCCTCTCGTACTAGGTCCATAGCACAATGAAAGCCTGCCTGTGAATGGGAGAAAAGTCAATATGTAGTTCCCAACCttgtaagaaaaaatagaactctTATTCTCAGGCCCCTCCACCTCTTCATGTCTTCTTCCTACCTCTGTGTCCTGATTTGGCTGGTTCCAGGTAGGGTTAAGCCGGGCAACCCGAGCACTCAAGGTGGTGGTCAGTGCATAACGAGGCTTTCCTCCCTCCCACTGGGAGATCCCATTGTCCACTGCATCTACTTCCTCCACAAAATATTCATACATCTGTTGGAAAGGACAGAGATTTGGGGTCTGGGTCACTTAGGGAAAGAAGGCAAGTCTCTCCTTGGTGTCATTTCAGGGATATGGCTTCAAAGGCACAAGCTCCTTTTTGTTCCAGCAATTATCCCTggttgaaaaatgaggaaacctGGAGCCTTAGAGCAGGTAGATGACTTTCCCTCAATCAGAGTTAAGGAAAGGTGGAGCCCAGACTATGTTCATTATCTTTTTGGAGGCCACAGGTCTAAGATGTGCTGGCTTAGAATTGGGAGAAAGCCCTTCTTATAGCAGACTGGTCCTGACTTTCTTGCATTTGTACAAGCTGCTCCACACCTCTCTGGGACTCCCTGGCTTcaagtaaaatggagataactattctatttttttacaCTGTGGTGAAGAAATACAGTACCATGtcaaaagtgctttgaaaagtgaaaaatgagaCTCAAATGTCTTACCAGCATGAGTTACAATACTGTAATTCTCCTAATCATCTTAAGCAACATGACATGGTGAAAAAGGGCACTAGATTTGAAGCCTGGAACATGGTTCTGGAGTGTGGCCCTGAGCCCATCAGCATTCATTTCTGATATAAAAGGGAATGTAGTATTGGTAAACCAAGACATTTGGTGTTTCCAAAATGAGTTCATAAAAGGGGAGAAATGTGCTGTTCTTTTTTACtacaatatttattttccccaatgaTAAAACAGCACCAATATGGCAAACAAAATATTTAGTAAGGCAGTTTTCTCAAGCTATAACCATGAGGTAAGTGTTCCATgtacattatttccattttatagatgaggaaaatacaGTTTCTTAGAGAAGTGTCATGCCCAAAGCTCCTGGAGAATTCAAGCTTTCTGGCTTCACATTTCTCACCAAATCCTGTTACTTGGTTCCTTACTGCTCAGGACTAAGAAAGGGTTTCTACATTCTCAAatacatttgaattttattttaaaatgtaaataatcttTCTTAGCTCAAGGCCATATAAAAGCAGGAGGCAGGCTGGATTCTTCCTCAGATTTGGGCTGGTAATTTCCAACGTGCCGCAAAGTGTGGATTTATGTGGGTGGGGAAGACCGGTGAGATTAGTTTAAGGCTAAAACCTGACCATTCTCGATTCCCTTCTACAGGAGAGATGACCATACTTAGTTTTCACTTTTTCCGATTTCGGGCCCAGTGCTCTTGCTTCACCGCAGCCAGAAGCAAGAGGAATAACGACAGTATCGTTCCCATGCGGCAAAAATGCCTAAAGCAGCTCGACTTTTAGGCCCTCTTGCAAGGCGCCTTTCATGCTAGCTCATCTGACTCCGGCCAAAGGCCCCGGGCATCTCTCGCCGTGGGTCACCCGCGGGGCTCCCCACCTTGTCATAGAGAGTATCCACAATTCGGTCATCTATGCTAGTCTCCAGTAGCTGGGCCAGGAGCCTCTGGCCAAAGTGCAGATAGACCAGTCCCGCGCTGCTCAGCTTCGTCTGCCACGGCTTCCCGGGCCGCAGGGAGCTCATGGACTCGGTGAAAGACctagggaagggaaggcaaggcaAGGCGGGGCTCTAGGGGGCCGGTGGGGCAGTGCGGCCATGCGGGCCCGAGGCCGCGGGGGCGAAGGGGGCCCGCACCTCTGGTGGTGGTCATAGCGGTGCCTCTGCGGATCGTATTCGCCACCCACATCCACCACAACGTCGCAGGTGGCCAGCAGCGCCGGGTCGCGGGTGCGCAGGATCTCCGCCTCCtgtgaaaaaaaaggaaaggggggaggggcgTGAGGCGCGCGCACGCTCAGGCCTCATGGTCACGCGCGCATgcaaggaggaggggaaaggagccCCGACCCGCCCCCCGGGCCCCGCGCGGGGCAGCCGGCCGCGGTACCCGGTACTCGGGCAGCAGCCTCAGCAACGCGCACGCCAACGCTTCGTCGCAATGGAAGGTGCCGTTGTGGGTCCCGATGCGGGGCCGAGCCGGCGCCATGGGTTCAGCGCGGGGCCGCTTGGGGGACGGGGCGGGCTCGAGGCCCAGCCGGCGAGAGGCTCGCAGAGGCGTGGAGGGGAGCGCCAGGAAAAGGAGGCTGCGGAGGAAGAGGTGACCCATGCGGAACTTGGGGGGCGGGAACCCGAGAGTGGCCGGAAGAGCTCCCGCCACTTCCGCCCCGCAGCCGTTCCCGGGCGAGCTCTGTGGAGCGTGGAAGCGCGACCCAGGGCCCCGCCGCGGGAGCCGAGTCTGACCCCCTGCTCTAGATCCCCGACCCGGGGCCCTAGGGACACCACCCGCGTCGCGCTTCCACCCTAGCCACAGGCGCCGGGCGAGCGCAGAGGCGGACTGTGCAGCCCCGGCGTCACTTCCGGGACCCGGCGGCTTGACCTCAATCTTTCACCCTCCCCGGGGTCACAGCGGGACAAGAAAAACGACACGAGGACAGGGGGGACCCAGCGGGCACTTTTATTGGCTCTGTACAGGTGCTCTCGGCTTCCCCCATCCCTATCCCCCTCAGGCTTTGGCCGCGGCTGCCTGGGACGCCCCCAGCGCAGTGAGCTGCTGAATCTTCTGGCTCATCATCTCCATGATAGctgtagagggagagagagagagaggaactgGCATCAGAGGTCAGGCGCCGTATAGAGCTCGGGTGCGAGCGCTTGACTAGAGTCTCAAGCGAGAGTCCGAGAGCGCGCCCGTGCGCCTGGGCAGGCACTCTGGAGCACTCGCCAATCCCCATCCCCGGAGTCGGTCTCCACCCCAGCGTGTGCCCCCAGACCGGGATTGAAGACGACAGAAGAGTTCCCCCAAAATCAACGGGCCAGCCCAAAGAATTACAGGGAGGGGTGCTAAAGGTTTTAAAACTCGATTCTCGGGGTCCCCGCTATCTAAGTGAGCACAGGAGAGGAGCAAGAGCAATAGCGTCTGGGACCCGTGGAAAGAAGCCAACTACTCCCAGTACTTTGCCCAAGACGACTGTGGAGAGTCTTGTGACAGCACAGCCTTTAGGCTTCCGGGGAGAGATCAAGAAAGGGGATATCAGATAGGAAGGCCCTGGTGAAAGACCTTCGGGGTCGAGGCAGTCcggcagcaagcatttattactaTAGAATGACTTACATATCATAGTCGACTGTGTGCTAAGCTATATACCCACCCCTGGGAgcgcaaagaaaagcaaagatacAAAATTGCACTGATCTAGTGAAACAGACAAGCAGGTACAAACCAGAGAGTGCGTGCTAAGTGAGAGGGAAGGCACCAGCAACTCAGTAAGGGTCAGTAAGGGGCTTTAGGGAAAAGGGTAGGAAGGCAGGCAGTGGAGTCACAGAGAATCCCTGCAGGAACCTGAcagtgaggagaaagagcagagcTGGGATGGCAAGGCCTGAGAGGCAAGGCAAGGACAGGGTCCCAACACGTGGAAAAGGAACAATTGTGGGTGTTGAGGCAGATGGGAGGATGAAGGCCGGTATGAGAGCAAAGGAAAGAGGTTTGTTTATTTGAGGGAGAATCGGTATAGATGATGACATTCTTTAGACTGAAGGCAGCAGTTGAGGAAGAAAGACTGTGAGCCAAATAATGAACTTTGTTGATGAAAGGAAAAGTATGTTCCAGAGATCTGGTATCTTGATTGGCTAGTAAATGTAATTAAATGAATGAAGTAGGGGAGGTTACCAACTGATGGAGGTAAAGGGAGAACTtgaagaataaatgggggaaaggaagattcTTACTCTCCTACCTcaactagagagaagagagtgttCACCCAGTACTGAAAAATAGGGAGTTGGGTAAAATCAAATGGagggagcaaaaaaaaagataaaagtagtagaaaaggaaaaggtttaagatgaAAGCAGGTTTATTACTTAGGGAGCAGACTAAACTGAGTGGTAGCTTTAGGGCAAAAGTAGGGAACTTACTTTTCTGCCAAAGGCCATTGGAATCTATAATGTCATTTGAGGCCCAATGCAAAATTACCAACATAGAGAATCAAGTAGCTGGAGGTTGCTGAACTTGGCTTTCAGCTTGTGGCAGAGGCTAGAGGTTCCCCACTATGCTTCAGAGCATAATTACTTTAGGCCAGGGTAGTACAGGCCCAGACACCTGAGGGTCCTGCCCCTCTGTCCTAAGATGCCAGAGAGAGCCTTAAGTCACAACAATGAACCTCACGGACCCAAGGGGCCTAACTCTGAGGTGGAAGTGAAGGTGGGAATTCAAGAAAACCAGGCCAACCACACCATCCAAAAGTGCAATGGGAGAGAGACTGGACTAAGCCCCAAACAGACAAGCAGGTACAAACCAGAGAATGCGTGCTAAatgagagggaaggcactagctctgagaaactgagaaagaaagaaatcttaccCACCTAGAATAGAAGCAATAGAAATCAGTTATACCTTGTGatagctataagaaaaaaatgcaatgccACAAGCTAgttcaaaaccaaaaaacaagtagagataatttaaaaattattggactcccagaaaactGATTAACTTGCCCTGCAAAGATGAATATAATCTAAGGAAAAAATAGACCTTTAATGGTAGAGAAGACTCAcaagaatttctgatgaaaaaaccagagcttaATAGAAACTCTGAAATACTAAGACAAGAGTGtccagagaaacctagaaaggtaCACTTATCTCAGCAATTGTAGGGAACTCTATGATTAATGGAGAAGAACTTAACAGTATTGAGAGagttcaatattaaaaataaggacCTGTAGTAGAATGATTGTTCTAAGGAGTTTCAAGAGGTAACAAGGCAGCAAGAACATGACATGTATGAACAAAGTGAAGTAAGTCCAACAAGAAGAACAACTTTTACGCAGACAGCaatgttgtaaataaaaataactctgaaagacttggaTCATTTCTATAACTTATCATGTCTGCAGAGACGCAAGGTACAAAAACATATACATTCTTGGACATGGCCATTTCAGGATTCTTTTTACGTGAAAGTGTTTATTCTTAAAAGACTTTTTACCTTACTTTTCTGTCAATCAGAATTAAATGAGAAGGAATAATGAAGTCCAAAGGAAGAGgctactgtgattttttttttttaatgcataaagtTCTGAGGGAAGGATAAGTAGGATAATTTTGAAAGTAAAGACTGATCTagatatgctttttttttaaatgtccaaattcacaataaatttacaaaaaataatcacTTACAATCTTTGCACTGGAAAAAGATCCTAGGTTTATTCAATTAGGACCATTTTTGGACCAAAAAAACATACAAGTATCTTGTAATTCTGGCATAAACACAAAGTAACCTCTCTCATCATTCCAAATTAATCAGGTAAAGGCAATAAAAGCTTTGATAAATATGTTAATTCTTGTGCCTgtcctctgagattaccttctaccatatataactttaaaaagcaCAATACTTTGCATGTCATTTTCCCCATTAGAGTGTGAGCTTCTTGAAATTAAGAacatctttttgcctttctttgtattcccggACTTAGCCTGGTGCCTGTCATACTAAGAGCTTATAACATAtgacatataacatataaaaataaaggagttaTAAGTGCTAGTGAACACTGAATatcaccaaagaaaaaaaaattatagctcaaGAGAATATTGATACTTAATGTATCACCCATGCCTTTGCCCAACTTAACATGATGTCAATTAACATATCAACCACCATTGAGTCTCTATGGACCAATTATTACTAGGCCCTGAGAAtactaataaaaaagacaattcatGCATTTAGCTGGGGGAATATAACATGTTTATGGATTGGCAAATATgggatatatgcaaaataaatacaaaatgatttgagGATGGCAATAactgggaaaatcaggaaaggcctAGAATGTTCTAGTCAGGGAGGAGAGCCTTTGCAAGGTCatggagatggaagatggaatgtctttTACAAGAAAAAGCAAGTAGTTCAATTTGCTTAAGATCTGTGTATTAAGGACAGCAAATTGTAATAtgtctggaaagataggttggagccagtttgtgaagggctttaaatgccaatcaGAAAAGTTTGAGTAGTCACTAAAATTTCTTGAACAGGACAGTGATGTGGTCAaacttatattttagaaatatcaatttaacAATCCTGTAAAGGTTGGATTAGAGAGAGGAAAGACTTGAGCCagggataaaatatatattaaactgtGAGTACCTTTTGACACTGATATTgccatattccaaagagatccaagacaaagaaaaaggaacaatacatgcaaaaatattgcacctcttttgtggtggcaaagaatgagATAGTAGAtaggatgctcatcagttgggaatgattgaacaagttatgaatatgatggaattctattgtgctgttaagaaattataaaggcgatagtttcagaaaaatctagaaaaacttgtatgaactaatgcacagtgaagtgagcaaaattagtagatctacatatatagatatatgtatatatatatacactaacaGTCATTGtaaatgatcaactttgaaagaattaacaTCCAACATTGAGTTTTGAATTGCATAAACACAATGACCATCCATatttccaaaggattcatgataaaacatgctatTAACCAACAGATAAGAGAGCTGAGATTCAATGCAAACTGaaggttccttccttccttcctccctcaaatGGCTAAGCCTAgaatttgttttgtatgactCTACACACTTATGGGTTTTATTTGTCATGTGTTCTCAATGGGTAGGGAAGTGAAGGAGGGTGAGTTTGAATTCAGAGCTTAAAATAACAAAGatgaattttaagagaaaaagataagacAGGAGGACCAATTGGAAGGCTcctataatagttttcctaagtTAATGAAGGTCTGAAATAGGGTGATCTGTAGCtagaaagagataaagatgaGAGACATAGAGAAGTATCAACAAGACTTGGCAGCTGTAAGGGGACAAGTAAAGGTGAAGAGCCATggatcaatcaaccaataagcatcTGAGTCTATTATGTGCCATGGAAAATGAATACTAGATTACAAATCTAGATCATCAAGATAGTAATGCCTTAAAAAGAGAAGTTAGAAGTAGGAGTAagttaggggaaaagataatgggttctgtttttggacatgctgagtttgagataccTATAAGACATGCAGGTAGAGATAACCAACTTGGTTGGACAGTCGCAGACTGACAGAAAAGAACTGTTGCCTGGATATATAATTTGGAGAATTGTCTGTACAGAGACACAGCTAAATTCATGGGATTTGATGATATCACTAagatagtatagagggagaagaggaaaaggcaaCACCTATGAACAACAGCTTCCAACTGTTCAAACAAGCTGTTGATTCTGAAAAATGCGAAACAGATCCAAGTAAAACAATGTTCAGCTGTCACCATTTTTTAGATAAGCTTTAACTTATGTAATATAGTCCCCAAACTGAAAAGGCCAGATGAGTCTTGAAACCATGTCAGCATATAAGCACAAGAAGACATGGGAACAAAGGGTAATACCAACTTGGGGCATAAGTTTATCTTCAAAAACTAcacacaggggcagctagatgatatagtagataaagcaccagccctggatcaggagaacctgagtttaaatctggcctcagacatttaaaacttAATAGCTaagtgacaaatcacttaaccccaaaactcaagttcaaatctaggtTCAGACACTTACCCTGGGGAAGCCATTTAATagttgtttgcctccatttcctcataggtaaaatgagaataataatagcacctatctccaagtattgttgtaagggtcaaataagataataattataaaagccTTAATACAGTGACTGACACCCAacaggcattatat contains these protein-coding regions:
- the MYG1 gene encoding MYG1 exonuclease — translated: MGHLFLRSLLFLALPSTPLRASRRLGLEPAPSPKRPRAEPMAPARPRIGTHNGTFHCDEALACALLRLLPEYREAEILRTRDPALLATCDVVVDVGGEYDPQRHRYDHHQRSFTESMSSLRPGKPWQTKLSSAGLVYLHFGQRLLAQLLETSIDDRIVDTLYDKMYEYFVEEVDAVDNGISQWEGGKPRYALTTTLSARVARLNPTWNQPNQDTEAGFHCAMDLVREEFVQRLDFYKRSWLPARALVEEALANRFQVDPSGEIIELSQGGCPWKDHLFDLEPGLTPLVPIAFVLYPDQNGQWRVQCVPKEVHSFESRLPLPEQWQGLRDEALDQISGIPGCIFVHANGFIGGHRTREGALSMARATLAQRLTPLPSAESQ